Proteins from a genomic interval of Pseudodesulfovibrio nedwellii:
- a CDS encoding portal protein — protein MDATERARSLLTRFSGLEEARQPWVSSWQELTEYMLPRKNSFTSIGGSNSFRGQTGDERIFDSTPMHALELLASSLGGLLTNPSLPWFDISVKDRQLGDNADVRTFLQEARGRMVAVFNAEDSGFQTHVHELYLDVALLGTAVMYVEADNEMIVRFSTRPLGEVYVAESVRGQVDTVYRKYEISARQAIQEWGVNCSDETKRKAEDKPDEKVEILHAVYPRSDRDPRGLGVMNFPYASVYMETKNNHIVEETGYLEMPYMVPRWAKAAGETYGRGPGQTALSDTRVLNAMARTALMAAEKMSDPPLMVPDDGFLGPVRSGPGGLSYYRAGSSDRIEALPVHVDLGATEEMMNQRRESIRRIFLGDQIAPEGPAVTATEAVIRQSEKMRVLGPVLGRLQTEFLSPLIKRVFRIMLRSGGLPSFPQGLTPDDLDVRYTSPVARAQKQYEAQGLSQTMEYLGPLVGGADAFGIMDNFDTDRMARHVAELFDTPSDYLKPEQDVAAAREGKTKAAGSAQTTATVASMATIAKTLSEAYTDRPNVLTELWGMLAGALGIVGPPPEHMAPDPAQSEDMTQEEAIVLQQTEANEEASHA, from the coding sequence ATGGACGCAACAGAACGTGCGCGCTCACTGCTCACCCGGTTCAGCGGACTGGAAGAAGCACGGCAACCATGGGTGAGTTCCTGGCAGGAATTGACCGAATACATGTTGCCCCGCAAGAACAGTTTCACCTCCATTGGCGGCTCCAACTCGTTTCGCGGTCAGACCGGTGATGAACGCATCTTCGACTCCACGCCCATGCACGCGCTGGAGCTGCTGGCTTCATCCTTGGGGGGCTTGCTTACCAACCCTTCCCTGCCGTGGTTCGATATCTCGGTTAAAGACCGTCAACTTGGTGACAATGCAGACGTACGTACCTTCCTTCAGGAAGCCCGCGGACGAATGGTTGCCGTATTCAACGCCGAAGATTCAGGGTTCCAGACTCATGTCCATGAACTTTATCTGGATGTGGCCCTGCTTGGTACTGCGGTGATGTATGTGGAAGCCGACAATGAAATGATTGTCCGATTTTCCACCAGACCGCTTGGCGAAGTCTATGTGGCCGAATCTGTTCGGGGTCAGGTGGACACCGTATACCGCAAATACGAAATATCCGCCCGTCAGGCCATTCAGGAATGGGGCGTGAACTGCTCGGATGAAACCAAACGCAAGGCCGAGGACAAACCCGACGAGAAAGTGGAAATACTGCACGCGGTCTATCCTCGATCTGACCGCGACCCGCGAGGTCTCGGGGTAATGAACTTCCCTTATGCCAGCGTGTACATGGAAACCAAGAACAATCACATTGTGGAAGAAACCGGCTATTTGGAAATGCCGTACATGGTTCCACGCTGGGCCAAGGCCGCAGGCGAGACCTATGGTCGTGGACCAGGCCAGACCGCCCTTTCCGACACCCGTGTGCTCAACGCCATGGCCCGCACTGCGCTCATGGCCGCCGAAAAGATGTCAGACCCGCCGCTCATGGTGCCAGACGACGGTTTCCTCGGTCCGGTTCGCTCCGGTCCGGGTGGGTTGTCCTATTATCGGGCAGGATCATCAGACCGCATCGAAGCACTGCCGGTACATGTGGATCTCGGTGCCACCGAAGAGATGATGAACCAACGACGCGAGTCCATCCGGCGTATCTTCCTTGGCGACCAGATCGCCCCGGAAGGCCCGGCTGTCACCGCCACCGAAGCGGTTATCCGCCAATCCGAAAAAATGCGCGTCCTCGGCCCTGTCCTTGGCAGATTGCAAACTGAATTCCTCAGCCCGCTCATCAAGCGCGTGTTCCGCATCATGCTCCGCAGTGGAGGGCTGCCTTCCTTCCCGCAAGGACTGACGCCCGACGATCTGGACGTTCGCTACACCTCGCCTGTTGCCCGCGCTCAAAAGCAATACGAGGCACAGGGGTTATCCCAAACCATGGAATACCTCGGCCCGTTGGTGGGAGGCGCAGACGCCTTCGGAATTATGGACAACTTCGACACCGATCGCATGGCTCGACACGTTGCCGAGCTGTTCGACACCCCGTCCGATTACCTGAAACCGGAACAGGATGTAGCCGCCGCCCGCGAAGGCAAAACCAAGGCTGCCGGAAGCGCACAGACCACAGCCACGGTCGCCAGCATGGCCACCATCGCCAAAACCCTGTCCGAAGCATACACGGACCGACCCAATGTTCTCACCGAACTGTGGGGAATGCTCGCCGGAGCGCTCGGTATTGTCGGACCACCGCCAGAACACATGGCTCCCGACCCCGCTCAGTCCGAAGATATGACACAGGAAGAGGCCATAGTCCTGCAACAAACGGAAGCAAACGAGGAGGCGTCCCATGCCTGA
- a CDS encoding HAD family hydrolase has translation MGKLDAIIFDFDGTLADVPLDFDWMKTKIAALGEVFMDERPVPNSRPALEWLEDLSSQVMKRDRAEGMEFLSRGRLVITAMELDAARDGTLFEFTRPVLADLAKRRVAAGVITRNISPAVKTVFPDIEQYTRVFIPREVASKLKPDPAHLYQALTVIGADPTKSLMVGDHPMDVETGHRAGTLSAAVTSGNANADAFTDSPPNFICSNVAQLMDELASAGLI, from the coding sequence ATGGGCAAACTCGACGCCATAATTTTTGATTTTGACGGCACTCTAGCCGATGTCCCTCTGGACTTTGACTGGATGAAGACCAAAATCGCCGCACTTGGCGAAGTCTTCATGGACGAACGCCCTGTACCAAACTCCAGACCCGCACTCGAGTGGTTGGAAGACCTCTCCAGTCAGGTCATGAAGCGTGACCGGGCTGAAGGTATGGAATTTTTGTCACGCGGACGATTGGTCATTACGGCCATGGAACTGGATGCAGCCAGAGATGGTACATTGTTCGAATTTACCAGACCGGTTCTTGCCGACCTAGCAAAACGACGCGTTGCCGCGGGGGTGATCACCCGTAATATTTCTCCGGCAGTCAAAACGGTATTCCCTGACATCGAACAATACACACGTGTCTTCATTCCCCGTGAGGTGGCATCCAAGCTCAAACCTGACCCCGCCCACCTGTACCAAGCACTCACAGTCATCGGCGCCGACCCGACCAAATCTCTCATGGTCGGAGATCATCCAATGGATGTTGAAACAGGCCATCGAGCAGGTACCCTTTCTGCCGCCGTGACCAGTGGAAACGCCAACGCCGACGCCTTCACCGACTCCCCCCCGAACTTCATCTGTTCCAATGTCGCACAACTCATGGACGAATTGGCGTCAGCCGGCCTGATTTAA
- the zupT gene encoding zinc transporter ZupT: MDTQTVLFAFGLTVFAGLSTGIGSAIAFFARRTNTKFLSLALGFSAGVMIYVSFVEILVKAKDALTTELGGVTASWVTVLSFFGGIAFIAIIDKFVPSYENPHEMHSIEEMDQGKENLPKDEMHDFDKLRRTGMFAAIAIAIHNFPEGLATFTAALTDPALGMAIAVAIAIHNIPEGIAVSIPLYYATGDRKKAFLYSFLSGLSEPVGALIGYLVLMPFFSPTLFGVLFAGVAGIMVFISFDELLPAAEEFGEHHLSVYGLIAGMAVMALSLLMFL, translated from the coding sequence ATGGATACCCAAACCGTACTCTTCGCCTTCGGCCTGACAGTGTTCGCCGGACTTTCCACCGGCATCGGCTCCGCCATCGCTTTTTTTGCCCGACGGACCAATACGAAATTCCTTTCTCTTGCACTCGGATTTTCCGCAGGGGTCATGATCTACGTCTCGTTCGTGGAGATCCTGGTCAAAGCAAAAGACGCACTTACGACCGAACTCGGTGGTGTCACTGCGTCCTGGGTCACGGTACTCTCTTTTTTCGGGGGCATCGCCTTTATCGCCATCATCGACAAATTCGTGCCCAGCTATGAAAACCCACATGAGATGCACTCCATTGAAGAAATGGACCAAGGCAAGGAAAATCTGCCCAAAGACGAAATGCATGACTTCGACAAGCTCAGAAGAACCGGCATGTTCGCGGCTATCGCCATTGCCATCCACAACTTTCCCGAAGGACTTGCGACCTTCACCGCGGCCCTGACTGACCCGGCTCTGGGCATGGCCATTGCCGTGGCTATCGCTATACACAACATTCCTGAGGGAATTGCCGTGTCCATCCCCCTTTATTACGCAACTGGTGATCGCAAAAAAGCATTCCTCTACTCTTTCCTGTCCGGCCTGTCCGAACCCGTTGGAGCCCTCATCGGGTACCTCGTCCTGATGCCGTTTTTTTCTCCCACACTCTTCGGTGTTCTGTTTGCCGGAGTAGCCGGAATCATGGTGTTCATCTCCTTTGATGAACTCCTCCCTGCTGCCGAAGAATTCGGCGAGCACCATTTATCTGTCTATGGACTCATCGCAGGAATGGCCGTTATGGCCCTTTCGTTGCTTATGTTTCTCTAG
- a CDS encoding metal ABC transporter solute-binding protein, Zn/Mn family: MNRLKFFVLFAALLLYVVPTRAEGMIVTVSIAPLKYFVESIGGDLVEVEVMVSSGASPATYEPKPRQMVALTRSKLYIAIGVPFERAWLPRMHSANPDMTVVKSTSGMHLLPMASHHHHQDGNEVLQVEQGKRILDPHVWNSPKMARELAAVILSALVRADAAGSPVYRKNYDQLMAKINEVDTEIKGLLAGSKGKHFLTYHPSWGYFAHDYGLVQVPVELEGKHPGPRELAEVIELAKEESIKAVFVQPQFSTKSAQTIADAIGGTVVVADPLAEDWADNLVNIARQFSITLR, translated from the coding sequence ATGAACAGATTGAAATTTTTTGTCCTTTTTGCAGCATTGTTGCTTTATGTAGTCCCTACGCGTGCAGAAGGCATGATAGTCACGGTGTCCATTGCACCTTTAAAGTACTTTGTTGAATCAATCGGCGGAGATCTGGTTGAAGTCGAGGTCATGGTTTCGTCCGGCGCAAGTCCGGCCACCTATGAGCCGAAGCCCCGTCAGATGGTCGCTTTGACCCGGTCGAAACTGTATATCGCGATTGGTGTCCCTTTTGAGAGGGCGTGGTTGCCTCGTATGCATAGTGCGAACCCGGATATGACCGTGGTCAAATCGACATCAGGGATGCATCTGTTACCTATGGCTTCGCATCATCACCATCAGGATGGGAACGAAGTGCTTCAGGTTGAACAGGGCAAACGCATTCTTGATCCACATGTCTGGAATTCTCCGAAAATGGCCCGGGAACTGGCGGCAGTCATCCTTTCTGCCCTTGTTCGGGCCGATGCCGCAGGAAGTCCTGTTTATCGGAAAAATTATGATCAGCTGATGGCGAAAATTAATGAAGTGGACACTGAAATCAAGGGTTTACTGGCAGGCAGCAAGGGAAAACATTTTCTGACATATCACCCGTCATGGGGATATTTTGCCCATGATTATGGCTTGGTGCAGGTGCCTGTGGAGCTGGAAGGCAAACATCCCGGTCCCAGAGAATTGGCCGAGGTTATAGAGTTGGCCAAAGAAGAATCCATCAAGGCCGTTTTTGTTCAGCCGCAATTTTCTACCAAGTCAGCACAGACCATCGCCGATGCCATTGGTGGTACGGTTGTCGTTGCTGATCCCCTTGCGGAAGATTGGGCAGACAATCTGGTCAATATAGCCAGACAATTCAGTATAACTCTTCGTTAA
- a CDS encoding ABC transporter substrate-binding protein — protein MRNLIRTVCVFIFLFGMSAPSNASDKVSVAFLNPAAQGDVFFQLLTDFMQAAADDLGFDLDVYYGGRNHVLIDENVKALFSRDTLPQYIVGMNARGAGELLLAQAEAAGIKTVFINQSFLGEERKSAGRPGEKYTHWLFEYLPDDTHAGYLLARILIEKASRAGLVDADGMINIIAVSGHETSPASLLREEGLREALAEYPNARLRQIIHAGWKPDRAKELSQRLLRRYPDTSVVWAASDAMGAGVAEGVRELGKHPGSNILIGGVDWTRHAQELLGKGDFAVSVGGHFMDGAWALVMMYDAMHGIAVSRASQSHFSSLTARNIVEYKKHFGVSDWRKIDFTKFSKYLNPTLKYYDFGLEAVLDQMETLQ, from the coding sequence GTGAGGAATTTGATCAGAACAGTATGCGTGTTTATTTTTTTGTTTGGGATGAGTGCGCCGTCCAACGCATCTGATAAAGTCTCAGTCGCTTTTTTGAATCCCGCGGCACAAGGGGATGTTTTTTTTCAGCTTTTGACCGATTTTATGCAGGCTGCTGCAGACGACCTCGGGTTCGATCTGGACGTTTATTACGGTGGTCGAAATCATGTCCTTATAGATGAGAATGTGAAGGCACTTTTTTCTCGTGACACATTGCCTCAGTATATTGTCGGCATGAATGCTCGTGGTGCAGGGGAACTTCTTTTGGCTCAAGCTGAAGCGGCTGGAATTAAGACGGTGTTTATCAATCAGAGTTTTTTGGGTGAAGAACGAAAGAGCGCGGGGAGACCGGGCGAAAAATATACGCATTGGCTTTTTGAATATCTCCCAGATGACACACATGCCGGATATCTTCTGGCAAGAATACTCATAGAAAAGGCTTCGAGGGCCGGATTAGTTGATGCCGATGGTATGATTAATATCATTGCCGTGAGCGGACATGAAACTTCACCGGCATCTCTTCTTCGGGAAGAAGGATTACGAGAAGCGTTGGCAGAATACCCGAATGCCCGATTGCGTCAGATAATTCATGCGGGTTGGAAGCCGGACAGGGCCAAAGAGTTGAGTCAGAGGTTGTTGCGACGATATCCTGATACTTCCGTTGTCTGGGCAGCCAGTGATGCCATGGGGGCTGGCGTTGCCGAAGGCGTTCGTGAATTGGGAAAGCATCCCGGATCGAATATTTTGATTGGTGGCGTGGACTGGACGCGACATGCTCAGGAATTGCTTGGAAAGGGCGATTTTGCCGTTTCCGTTGGAGGGCATTTTATGGACGGCGCGTGGGCGTTGGTCATGATGTATGATGCCATGCACGGTATTGCCGTCTCCCGTGCCAGCCAGTCCCATTTTTCCAGCCTGACTGCGCGTAATATTGTTGAATATAAAAAGCATTTTGGTGTCAGTGACTGGCGAAAAATAGATTTCACCAAATTTTCAAAGTATCTCAATCCAACGCTTAAGTATTATGACTTTGGACTTGAAGCAGTCCTTGATCAAATGGAGACTCTCCAATGA
- the rlmN gene encoding 23S rRNA (adenine(2503)-C(2))-methyltransferase RlmN — protein sequence MQNLIELTKNDLEAFVAEDLKEPRFRTEQIWQWLWQKRVRNIDAMTNLSKPLREKVATMATIAWPEIAKVATSKDGTIKLLLRMGDGALIETVLIPMNDRYSQCLSTQVGCAMACTFCNTGKLGFERNLTYGEIMGQILVGRQYLEDQGMNPLKNLVFMGMGEPLLNLETLIKVLTDLPCERGLSLSWRRSMVSTVGFPDKLKILGDLEIALPAISLHAPTQELRAKIMPKAAKVHINDLMDSLRAYPMRQRERITFEYLLLKDVNDSMEHADQLARLVDRRKGKINLIAYNATEGMPYDAPDRGKVEAFEKRLWDHGLTAFIRRSMGSDIEAACGQLKAENM from the coding sequence ATGCAAAATCTTATTGAATTGACAAAAAATGACCTTGAGGCGTTCGTTGCCGAGGATTTGAAAGAACCTCGTTTCCGCACCGAACAGATCTGGCAATGGCTGTGGCAGAAGCGCGTCCGCAACATTGACGCCATGACCAACCTGTCCAAGCCGCTCCGGGAAAAAGTCGCCACCATGGCAACCATTGCCTGGCCGGAAATCGCCAAAGTCGCCACGAGCAAGGATGGGACCATCAAGTTGCTGTTGCGCATGGGTGACGGTGCGCTCATCGAGACCGTGCTCATCCCCATGAATGACCGTTACTCCCAATGCCTGTCCACTCAGGTGGGCTGTGCCATGGCGTGTACTTTCTGCAACACCGGCAAGCTCGGTTTTGAACGCAACCTGACCTATGGCGAAATCATGGGACAGATTCTGGTAGGCCGCCAATATCTGGAAGATCAGGGCATGAACCCGCTCAAGAACCTCGTGTTCATGGGCATGGGTGAGCCGCTGCTCAACCTCGAGACTCTTATCAAGGTATTGACCGACCTGCCGTGTGAACGGGGTCTGTCTCTGTCATGGCGCCGGTCCATGGTTTCCACTGTCGGCTTCCCCGACAAACTTAAAATTTTGGGCGACCTTGAAATAGCTCTGCCTGCCATTTCCCTACATGCTCCCACGCAGGAATTGCGCGCCAAGATCATGCCCAAGGCCGCCAAAGTGCATATCAACGACCTCATGGACAGCCTCCGGGCCTATCCCATGCGTCAACGCGAACGGATCACCTTTGAGTACCTGCTCTTAAAAGATGTGAACGATTCAATGGAACACGCGGACCAACTGGCCCGTCTCGTTGATCGCAGAAAGGGCAAGATCAACCTCATCGCGTACAACGCCACCGAGGGTATGCCCTATGACGCACCCGATCGAGGCAAGGTTGAAGCCTTTGAAAAACGTCTGTGGGATCACGGATTGACCGCCTTTATCCGTCGTTCCATGGGCTCGGATATCGAAGCGGCATGTGGTCAGCTCAAAGCTGAAAACATGTAA
- a CDS encoding deoxyribonuclease IV, whose product MYLGAHMSIAGGLHMAFERIGMVGGTALQIFTRNQRQWKIPPLTGYDIELFSMAWEQWGNHPIAAHDSYLINLASNKPEQVDRSILGFAEELRRIEALSVSWLVTHPGSHLGDGVEVGVARYAANLDIAIEQSGTKTAMVLLETTAGQGTNLGSTFEELAAIIQVSKYPERLGVCYDTCHTFAAGYDIRTPEVYAATFAAFDRTIGLDRLKFFHMNDTKNEFNSHKDRHEHIGKGTIGLDGFRNLMQDARFTDVPKTLETPKDKNLQDDIRNLQTLRELAQKI is encoded by the coding sequence ATGTATCTCGGTGCCCATATGTCTATTGCCGGAGGCCTGCACATGGCCTTCGAACGCATTGGCATGGTCGGCGGCACCGCGTTGCAGATATTTACCCGGAACCAGCGGCAATGGAAGATTCCGCCGCTGACCGGGTATGACATTGAGCTTTTTTCCATGGCATGGGAGCAATGGGGGAACCATCCTATTGCAGCTCATGACTCATACCTCATCAATCTCGCGTCCAATAAGCCGGAACAAGTCGACCGCTCCATACTGGGGTTCGCCGAAGAGCTCCGACGTATTGAGGCGTTGTCCGTGTCATGGCTGGTGACACATCCCGGTTCGCATCTGGGCGACGGCGTTGAAGTTGGAGTTGCACGGTATGCGGCCAATCTGGATATCGCAATCGAACAGTCCGGCACGAAAACGGCCATGGTCCTGCTTGAAACCACAGCAGGCCAAGGGACCAACCTCGGTTCCACATTTGAAGAACTGGCCGCCATCATCCAAGTATCCAAGTATCCCGAACGACTCGGCGTGTGTTACGACACATGTCACACCTTTGCCGCCGGATACGACATCCGCACCCCTGAAGTCTACGCGGCCACCTTTGCGGCGTTTGATCGCACCATCGGATTGGACCGACTCAAATTCTTCCACATGAACGATACCAAGAACGAATTCAATTCTCACAAGGATCGACACGAGCACATAGGCAAAGGGACCATCGGACTGGATGGCTTCCGCAACCTCATGCAGGACGCTCGCTTTACCGATGTCCCCAAGACACTTGAGACCCCCAAAGACAAAAACTTGCAGGATGATATCCGCAATCTACAGACCTTGCGAGAACTCGCGCAAAAGATATAG
- a CDS encoding DUF362 domain-containing protein, with amino-acid sequence MASKVFFWNLRATVKAPFGKRMRSLLKAAKGSQYINEGDLTAIKLHFGEQGTTGFLRPLWIKPILDFVREAGGKPFLTDASTLYVGQRGEAVSHAMCAAHHGWDPLMLDAPVIIADGLRGEYEVPVPVGGKHIEDAYIAGGIAEADFFISLNHFKGHEMAGYGGALKNIGMGSASKMGKMQQHFSTGPIIDQEACTACEACIKACKPGALYIDEETGKIALDAEKCVGCGGCFVACRHDGLKVDWKTGVQEFLERMMEYSKGVLATKESPCLHVNFVMDVVPDCDCVGFTDAPICPDIGVLVSFDPVAVDQASMDLVNEAQPLYPSQLPFGVTPGQNKFLAIHQHVPEAFGLDYAEEIGLGSREYELINL; translated from the coding sequence ATGGCATCGAAAGTATTTTTCTGGAATTTACGGGCAACGGTCAAAGCTCCTTTTGGCAAGCGTATGCGCAGCCTGCTCAAGGCGGCCAAGGGAAGCCAGTATATTAATGAAGGCGACCTGACGGCGATCAAGCTGCACTTTGGTGAACAGGGCACGACGGGTTTTTTGCGCCCGTTGTGGATCAAGCCTATTCTGGATTTTGTCCGTGAAGCTGGCGGCAAACCCTTCCTGACTGATGCCTCCACGTTATATGTGGGCCAGCGCGGCGAGGCCGTTTCTCATGCCATGTGCGCAGCGCATCATGGGTGGGATCCGCTTATGCTGGATGCGCCAGTGATTATTGCAGACGGCCTTCGGGGTGAATATGAGGTGCCTGTACCGGTAGGTGGCAAACATATTGAAGACGCGTATATCGCAGGTGGCATTGCCGAAGCGGATTTCTTCATTTCGCTCAACCATTTCAAGGGTCATGAGATGGCTGGATACGGCGGTGCCCTCAAGAATATAGGCATGGGGTCGGCCAGTAAGATGGGCAAGATGCAACAACACTTTTCCACTGGGCCGATTATTGATCAAGAAGCATGCACTGCGTGTGAAGCCTGCATTAAAGCCTGCAAGCCGGGAGCTTTGTATATTGACGAGGAAACGGGCAAGATCGCACTCGACGCGGAAAAATGTGTGGGGTGTGGTGGATGCTTTGTTGCCTGTCGTCATGACGGTCTCAAGGTGGACTGGAAGACAGGTGTGCAGGAATTTTTGGAACGGATGATGGAATATTCCAAGGGTGTGTTGGCGACCAAGGAAAGTCCGTGCTTGCATGTGAATTTCGTTATGGACGTAGTGCCCGACTGTGATTGTGTGGGCTTTACCGATGCCCCCATTTGCCCGGATATTGGCGTGTTGGTGAGCTTTGATCCCGTGGCTGTCGATCAGGCATCCATGGATTTGGTGAATGAAGCCCAGCCGCTCTATCCCAGCCAGCTGCCTTTTGGAGTCACACCGGGACAGAACAAGTTTTTGGCCATTCATCAGCATGTCCCGGAAGCATTTGGGCTGGACTATGCGGAAGAGATTGGCCTTGGTTCACGGGAATATGAGCTGATTAATCTTTAG
- a CDS encoding methyl-accepting chemotaxis protein: protein MRFKDWSLKLKILLPTFIVVLIVMTASTVILTFKAQDMAVEQASENAHRLAYGHSLEVGETMDLAMTATRTMAAAYEQGVNYSTIPDREYLDAFVIDVLDRHDELAGAWCTFPPDNFDDREEEYRGTYNGAYRTWFHRDGGAIVPSFAGAGDFENEEWFAKPMSGSIETITEPYPWEVDGKKFWLASTGHPIKKNGKNIGIVGVDFYLNDLQKVVNEIKPFDTGYAFLMTNKGTIVAHPDTDKMGKNVSDFMDAKHANSVANAAKMGKDFSYETVNAEGDWYVTLAPISIGRTGEPWSLAVVIPMDKVREQADSFAYTSIIMAVIAVVILFVVLLVIANVITKPVLKGISLAKSLSEGDLTKDIDVDQKDEIGTLANALRAMTNQLRNVIGNVSSATENVASGSEELAASSQSMAEGASEQAASVEEVSSSMEEMASNIQGNAENASKTEKIASKAARNAEESGKAVSQAMHAMTDIAEKISVIEDIARQTNLLALNAAIEAARAGEHGKGFAVVAAEVRKLAERSGLAASEISELSSSTVRVAEEAGGKLDQLVPDIQETAQLIQEITAASNEQSAGVEQINAAIQQLDHIIQQNASSSEEIASTSESLASESAHLQQAISFFRLGTSSRQAQQRTVVKRQPQQQLAAAPTKSASSGMDLKMDDSEEFERF from the coding sequence ATGCGTTTCAAGGACTGGAGCCTCAAGCTCAAAATTTTGCTGCCCACATTCATTGTCGTCCTTATAGTGATGACTGCCAGCACCGTCATTCTGACCTTCAAAGCGCAGGATATGGCCGTTGAACAAGCCTCTGAAAACGCGCACAGGTTAGCATATGGCCACAGCCTTGAAGTGGGTGAAACCATGGATCTGGCAATGACAGCCACCCGAACCATGGCTGCGGCTTATGAACAAGGGGTCAATTATTCTACCATTCCTGATCGCGAATACCTTGATGCCTTTGTCATTGATGTTCTTGACCGACACGATGAACTTGCTGGTGCATGGTGTACCTTCCCCCCCGATAATTTCGATGACCGTGAAGAAGAATACAGGGGCACATACAACGGCGCATACCGCACATGGTTCCACCGCGATGGTGGAGCCATTGTTCCCAGCTTTGCCGGTGCCGGTGACTTTGAAAACGAAGAGTGGTTTGCCAAACCCATGTCCGGGTCCATTGAAACCATTACCGAGCCGTACCCGTGGGAAGTGGATGGCAAAAAATTCTGGCTTGCCTCCACAGGGCATCCTATCAAAAAGAACGGTAAGAACATCGGCATTGTCGGCGTTGATTTCTACCTTAACGACTTACAAAAAGTCGTTAATGAAATTAAACCATTCGACACGGGCTACGCCTTCCTCATGACTAACAAAGGCACCATCGTCGCTCACCCGGATACCGACAAGATGGGCAAGAATGTCAGTGACTTTATGGATGCAAAACACGCAAACAGCGTGGCCAATGCTGCTAAAATGGGCAAAGACTTTTCATATGAAACCGTGAACGCCGAAGGTGATTGGTACGTTACTCTCGCCCCCATCTCCATAGGACGCACCGGTGAGCCTTGGAGTTTGGCAGTTGTCATTCCCATGGACAAAGTCCGTGAACAGGCAGACTCCTTTGCCTACACATCCATCATCATGGCCGTCATTGCCGTGGTTATCCTCTTCGTGGTGCTTCTGGTTATCGCCAACGTCATCACCAAGCCGGTTCTCAAAGGAATCTCACTGGCCAAGAGCCTGTCTGAAGGCGATCTGACCAAAGATATTGATGTTGATCAAAAAGATGAAATCGGCACATTGGCAAATGCCCTGCGGGCCATGACAAACCAACTCAGAAACGTCATCGGCAATGTCAGTTCCGCAACGGAAAACGTAGCGTCCGGCAGCGAAGAACTGGCAGCTTCCTCGCAGAGCATGGCAGAAGGCGCATCTGAACAGGCAGCCAGCGTGGAAGAAGTTTCTTCGTCCATGGAAGAAATGGCCTCCAATATTCAGGGCAACGCAGAAAACGCCAGCAAAACCGAAAAAATTGCCTCAAAGGCCGCACGGAATGCCGAAGAAAGCGGCAAAGCCGTATCTCAAGCCATGCACGCCATGACCGATATCGCTGAAAAAATCTCGGTTATCGAAGACATCGCTCGTCAAACCAACCTGCTGGCACTGAACGCGGCCATTGAAGCGGCCCGTGCCGGTGAACACGGCAAAGGGTTTGCCGTTGTCGCCGCAGAAGTACGCAAGCTTGCGGAACGCAGCGGTCTGGCCGCCTCCGAAATCAGCGAACTCTCCTCCTCCACGGTCCGAGTGGCCGAAGAAGCGGGTGGAAAGCTCGACCAGTTAGTGCCGGACATTCAGGAAACGGCTCAGCTCATTCAGGAAATCACCGCGGCTTCCAACGAACAAAGTGCCGGCGTCGAACAAATCAACGCCGCCATCCAACAGCTTGACCACATCATTCAGCAGAACGCGTCCTCTTCCGAGGAAATCGCATCCACTTCTGAAAGTCTGGCCAGCGAAAGTGCACACCTGCAACAAGCCATCAGCTTCTTCAGGCTTGGGACGTCATCGCGGCAGGCACAGCAACGTACCGTTGTAAAACGGCAACCGCAGCAACAACTCGCGGCCGCACCAACCAAATCGGCGTCCAGTGGCATGGATCTCAAGATGGACGACAGTGAAGAATTCGAACGCTTCTAA